A single window of Poecilia reticulata strain Guanapo linkage group LG10, Guppy_female_1.0+MT, whole genome shotgun sequence DNA harbors:
- the trmt12 gene encoding tRNA wybutosine-synthesizing protein 2 homolog: MDGVPCLRVSCCQAQQFRMYLQSRGMFDRSFSLVKQPDGTVLLPISPSCLSQLDLQSLRNTLTPDVCDFTWSQSPQSKKEKGRKAGSKLEKTIQELLESQGERWMEEMRSDLPRSFQRHGDLVLLGDSCFTLPIWNKIGDQLWSAVTKELRAKRLAKMSRISRDGFRTPVVTMLLGDNSWVKHVDNGISYEFDVTRCMFSAGNITEKLRVAGFDCRGETVVDLYAGIGYFTLPYLVHARASHVHACEWNPDAVAALQKNLEVNGVSECCTIHPGDNRQVQLCNVADRVNLGLIPTSEDGWPVACRLLKKTTGGVLHIHQNVTSPLPNAAAGNAAPQNVSAKNADREVWQAWASDTADRITSLFMDLTGASWVINIQHIEHVKSYAPHVHHVVLDLDCRPN, from the exons ATGGATGGTGTACCTTGTCTCCGTGTGTCTTGTTGTCAGGCACAGCAGTTCAG GATGTATCTCCAGTCCAGGGGGATGTTCGACCGGAGTTTTAGCTTGGTTAAACAACCAGACGGAACAGTCCTCCTTCCTATTTCACCATCCTGCCTCTCACAACTGGATCTGCAGTCTCTCAGAAACACTTTGACTCCAGATGTTTGTGACTTCACCTGGAGTCAG tCTCCACAGTCAAAAAAGGAGAAGGGGAGGAAAGCTGGAAGTAAACTGGAGAAAACCATCCAGGAGTTGTTGGAATCTCAGGgtgaaagatggatggaggagATGAGGAGCGATCTTCCTCGGAGTTTCCAGAGGCATGGAGACCTCGTCCTGCTGGGCGACAGCTGCTTTACTCTGCCGATATGGAATAAAATAG GCGATCAGTTATGGAGTGCAGTGACCAAAGAGCTGAGGGCGAAGCGGCTTGCAAAGATGAGTCGAATATCCAGGGATGGGTTCAGGACTCCTGTGGTGACGATGCTGCTGGGCGACAACAGCTGGGTCAAGCATGTGGACAATGGCATCAG ttatgAGTTTGATGTTACCAGATGCATGTTCTCAGCCGGGAACATCACAGAGAAGCTCCGTGTGGCCGGATTTGACTGCAGAGGAGAGACTGTGGTCGACTTGTATGCAG GTATTGGCTACTTCACTCTGCCATATTTGGTTCATGCGAGGGCCAGCCATGTTCACGCCTGTGAGTGGAACCCTGACGCCGTTGCTGCTTTGCAGAAAAACCTGGAAGTAAACGGGGTGTCAGAGTGCTGCACCATCCACCCAGGAGACAACCGTCAA GTTCAGCTGTGTAATGTCGCGGACCGGGTGAACCTGGGTCTCATCCCGACCTCTGAGGACGGCTGGCCCGTTGCGTGTCGGCTGCTGAAGAAGACGACCGGCGGCGTTTTGCACATTCATCAGAACGTCACCTCTCCTTTACCgaacgctgctgctggcaaCGCCGCTCctcaaaatgtttctgcaaaGAACGCTGACAGAGAGGTGTGGCAGGCCTGGGCCAGTGACACCGCAGACCGAATAACTTCTCTGTTCATGGACCTCACTGGTGCATCTTGGGTAATAAATATCCAGCACATAGAGCATGTGAAGTCTTATGCGCCTCATGTGCACCATGTTGTGCTGGACTTGGACTGCAGACCGAACTGA